The window CGATATAATCCCAAATTCGGCCAAAGAACCCTCCTTCCTCAACAGCTTCTTTTACGACTAGAGGACGCTGCTCAATCACTTCATCATTCAAGATAAAGTTGACCGTGCCTACAGCCTGATTCTTAGCTAATGGCGCCTCAATTGAGGGATCAGACAGTGTATAACTCACTTTCAAATTCTGTAATTGCCCTTTTGGTATGGTAATAGCAGCATCTTTTTCTACGCCGAGTGCAACTTCTGATTTATCACCAAACCAAACTCGTTGAGTTTGTAATGTTTGATCAGCCTTTATTGGCGTGACGGTCTCAAAGAAACGGAATCCCCAAGTTAATAGTTTTTCACTTTCAGAAAAACGCACACGATCACTTGGCGCACCAAGCACAACGGAAATTAAACGCATTGGGCCATCTGTCGCTGATGCCACTAAATTATGCCCTGCCCCACTGGTATGCCCCGTTTTCACGCCATCCACGTTGAGGTTTTGGCTCCACAATAGACGGTTACGATTCGGTTGACGGATTTTATTAAACGTAAACTCTTTTTCTTTGTGTAATGCGTACTCTTCTGGTACATCGCGGATCATGGCTTGCGCTAGGATTGCCATATCATGAGCGGTACTGTATTGCCCTTCGGAGTCTAAGCCATGTACCGTTTTAAAATGGGTATTTTTTAAACCCAACTGCTGTACATATTGATTCATCAAACTCACAAACGAGTCTTGGCTACCTGCGACATAATCGGCTAATGCAATACTGGCATCATTACCCGATTGAATAACAACCCCTTTATTTAAATCCAATACTGACACTCGATCTTTTGGCTTCAAAAACATCAATGATGAACCTTTCAACACTGGGTTCCCCGTTGCCCAAGCATCGACGCCAACCGTTACCATATCTTGTGGGGTAATTTTGCCCGCTTTAATGGCTTGACCTACCACATAGCTCGTCATCATTTTTGTTAGGCTTGCCGGATCTAACCGTTCATCTGGGTTGCCCGAGGCCAATATTTTACCGCTATCGTAGTCCATCAAAACGAAAGCTTTGGCATCAACCTGTGGAGCAACCGGTGTCTCTGCTGCATAAGAAAAACTGCTTACAGCAACTAAAAGGCCTAATCCAGTTCCTAGATATTGTGCCTTTAAGGTTAAAAATTTTCTGTTCATCGGTTACTCCTTTACAAATACTAAAACGGTTAATTCATTATTAATGTAGGACTTTTTACGCTATTAAGCTACACACAACAAATAAAGATTGTTCCCATAATGCAATTTCATCTATCTTAGAGACGATAAACAACGAAATATCAAATCATGGGGTAAACTATGCTAACTGTATGGGGTCGTAAAAACTCATCAAACGTCAAAAAAGTGCTTTGGTGCCTTGAAGAACTGAATGTTGCTTATAATCAAAAAGATGTTGGAGGTCCTTTTGGCGGACTTGATACACCTGAATATCAGAAAATGAACCCAAACGGCACTATCCCAACTTTACAGGATGATGACTTCACCCTGTGGGAATCAAATACCATTTTACGATACCTTACGGAAAAATTTGATCACTCTCACTTATTAGTCTCACAAAACCTCCAAGAGAAAGCTGCGGCAGACAAATGGTTGGACTGGGGATGTGGGACTTTATTCGACAGTATTAAACAAATGATGAATAAAATTGTGCGTGTTCCCGTCGCTGAGCGCGATCCTGAAGTCGCGCGTGCAATTTATCATCATCTTGAAAAATTGTTTAAAATTGCCGATGAAGCACTGGCAAATCAGCCTTATTTTAATGGCCAAAAATTTGGTATTGCCGATATCGCCATTGCCCCATTATTTTATCCATGGCATGAAATTGCCACCGAACGCCCTGAATTCCCTAATTTAGAGCGTTGGTATCAGCAATTAAAAACGCGCCCCGCTTTCCAAAAAATTGTGTTGATCCCACTGAAATAATTAAATTGTCATTGGCATATTCATCGGGTTTGGGTATTGATACTCAAACCCGAGTTCTTGGCAAATACGGTTACCGTTCACAATCTTTCCAGTTGTTGCTTCCGTTTCAAGCATAAACTCAGGCAATTCTAAATTTAGAGATTGGGAGGCTTGACGATAAAAATCAGCGCGTTGTGGATGCTCTGGTGCACACAAGTTATAAATATGCCCACCCTGAGGTTGTTTCAACAATAATTTGATTGCCTCAATCACATCATCTTGATGAACAATATTCACCGGCTGTTGCGCCCCTTTGAGTGATTTTTTGCCTGCAAGGAAACGTCCAGCATGGCGATTCTCACCAACTAAGCCTGCGAGCCGTAAAATATCCACCGAAATATTTGGTAGCGCATGCAGCCAATTTTCAACATCAATCAAAGCTTGTGCTGATGCCGTGGTTGCCTGACGTTCGCTCTCTTCATTAACTTCACCGCTAAGATCACCATAAACCGACGTTGAAGAAGTGAAAATCACGCGGGGGATCCGAAAAGTTATCGCCGTATCGACAAGTAATTCAATTGTTTCAACATAAGCAGATACATTAATTTTTGAAGGTGGTAGTAAAATAATGAGTGCCCCTGCCTCTTCCATTAATTGAGCGAAATCAGTGGGATCACAGTCTAATTCCGGCGTTAATTGTAAATAATAACAATCAATCCCTATAGCACGAGCCGCCGCAATACCATCCGGCGTTGTTTTGGTACCAGAAACATCCATACCAGCAGCTAACAAGGCTCTCGCAAGCGGTAATCCCAACCAACCTAATCCAACAATCGCAACCTTTTTCATCTATCACCTCTGATTACCGATAACGACTTAATTTCATCTAGGTTAACTGAAAACCTTTTAACTTCCGAATATATTATTTATGCGATTATTCACTATGAAACCTCACTATCTAATTATTATTGGTTATTTTGCAAAAAACAGTTGCATTGTAGGGAGGAGATCGGATAGGTTGATAGGTAATGAATGTTTAAGCAACTAACACCATTACTAACGGAAGCTATTATGACTCGTATTTCTCGCAACCATCATCATCACCATCATCCTGATTAGTCTTTCGGGCGATGTGTGCTGGAAGACGATCAACGACTCTTCCGGTGGCTGAAATGCGAATTAGAGAAAACCCTCGGAAGATAATCTTCCGAGGGTTTTTTTATTATTAATCAAAAATATATTACAAAATAAGCAGGGTAAAATTATGTTGGACAAATCACGATTAAGAATTGCCATTCAAAAGTCAGGACGCTTAAGTGAAGACTCACAAGAACTACTTGCACGCTGTGGAATTAAAATCAATTTACAGCAACAGCGACTGATTGCTTATGCAGAAAATATGCCTATTGATTTACTGCGTGTACGTGATGACGATATCCCAGGACTGGTCATGGACGGCGTTGTAGACCTTGGAATTATCGGTGAAAACGTTCTTGAAGAAGAATTATTAAGCCGCCGCGCTCAAGGCGATAACCCCGCATACAAAACACTACGTCGTCTTGATTTTGGTGCTTGCCGTTTGTCATTAGCCGCACCTCTTGACTTTAACTACACAGGTGCAGAGTGCTTAAATGGCGCTCGTATTGCGACCTCTTACCCGAACTTATTAAAACGTTATTTCGATGAAAAAGGCATTCAATTTAAATCTTGCTTATTAAACGGCTCTGTCGAAGTCGCGCCTCGGGCAGGTCTTGCCGATGCCATTTGTGACCTAGTTTCTACTGGCGCAACACTCGAAGCGAATGGCCTCAAAGAAGTTGAAGTGATTTATCGTTCAAAAGCCTGCTTAATCCAACGTGACGGCGAAATTTCTTCAGATAAACAACAGCTTATTGACCGCATGATGACTCGTATTCAGGGCGTTATTCAAGCTCGTGAATCCAAATACATCATGTTGCACGCTCCAAGTGAACGTTTGGAAGATATTATTGCATTGCTGCCAGGCGCAGAACGCCCAACTCTGCTCCCATTAGCAGGCGATCAAAATCGCGTAGCTATGCACATGGTCAGTAGCGAAACCTTGTTCTGGGAAACCATGGAAAAACTTAAAGCATTAGGTGCTAGCTCTATTTTAGTTCTGCCTATTGAAAAAATGATGGAGTAAGTGCAATGGAAATGGGATTTAACCAACCGATTCGCTGGTCA of the Providencia stuartii genome contains:
- a CDS encoding glutathione S-transferase family protein, coding for MLTVWGRKNSSNVKKVLWCLEELNVAYNQKDVGGPFGGLDTPEYQKMNPNGTIPTLQDDDFTLWESNTILRYLTEKFDHSHLLVSQNLQEKAAADKWLDWGCGTLFDSIKQMMNKIVRVPVAERDPEVARAIYHHLEKLFKIADEALANQPYFNGQKFGIADIAIAPLFYPWHEIATERPEFPNLERWYQQLKTRPAFQKIVLIPLK
- the hisG gene encoding ATP phosphoribosyltransferase, whose translation is MLDKSRLRIAIQKSGRLSEDSQELLARCGIKINLQQQRLIAYAENMPIDLLRVRDDDIPGLVMDGVVDLGIIGENVLEEELLSRRAQGDNPAYKTLRRLDFGACRLSLAAPLDFNYTGAECLNGARIATSYPNLLKRYFDEKGIQFKSCLLNGSVEVAPRAGLADAICDLVSTGATLEANGLKEVEVIYRSKACLIQRDGEISSDKQQLIDRMMTRIQGVIQARESKYIMLHAPSERLEDIIALLPGAERPTLLPLAGDQNRVAMHMVSSETLFWETMEKLKALGASSILVLPIEKMME
- a CDS encoding serine hydrolase — encoded protein: MNRKFLTLKAQYLGTGLGLLVAVSSFSYAAETPVAPQVDAKAFVLMDYDSGKILASGNPDERLDPASLTKMMTSYVVGQAIKAGKITPQDMVTVGVDAWATGNPVLKGSSLMFLKPKDRVSVLDLNKGVVIQSGNDASIALADYVAGSQDSFVSLMNQYVQQLGLKNTHFKTVHGLDSEGQYSTAHDMAILAQAMIRDVPEEYALHKEKEFTFNKIRQPNRNRLLWSQNLNVDGVKTGHTSGAGHNLVASATDGPMRLISVVLGAPSDRVRFSESEKLLTWGFRFFETVTPIKADQTLQTQRVWFGDKSEVALGVEKDAAITIPKGQLQNLKVSYTLSDPSIEAPLAKNQAVGTVNFILNDEVIEQRPLVVKEAVEEGGFFGRIWDYIVKTVSGWWTAIFG
- a CDS encoding SDR family oxidoreductase codes for the protein MKKVAIVGLGWLGLPLARALLAAGMDVSGTKTTPDGIAAARAIGIDCYYLQLTPELDCDPTDFAQLMEEAGALIILLPPSKINVSAYVETIELLVDTAITFRIPRVIFTSSTSVYGDLSGEVNEESERQATTASAQALIDVENWLHALPNISVDILRLAGLVGENRHAGRFLAGKKSLKGAQQPVNIVHQDDVIEAIKLLLKQPQGGHIYNLCAPEHPQRADFYRQASQSLNLELPEFMLETEATTGKIVNGNRICQELGFEYQYPNPMNMPMTI